In a genomic window of Microbispora sp. ZYX-F-249:
- a CDS encoding GH1 family beta-glucosidase — protein MRTALFPEGFVWGVSTSAFQIEGGTDLDGRGPSIWDAFAGGGYGDPACDHYLRHAEDVRLMQDLGIAAYRFSVSWPRVLPEGHGRVNGPGLDFYDRLVDELLEAGIAPYATLYHWDLPQALQDAGGWTARDTAHHFAEYAGVLYDRIGDRVDTWFTLNEPWVAAFLGHASGVHAPGLRSAADAFVGAHHMLLAHGLGLEALRARGAARAGIVLNLSPVLTPAQLGDMSTDVPAEDAEAAARIDTLHNRQFLEPVLRGRYPAELLPLIERTAGLGHIHDGDLDLIGRPVDLLGVNYYTPIAVQAQPSAAADPAFPGSEGVLFSSVPTAVTAMGWPIMPNGLSLVLRRLTEDYPETELMITENGADFEDVVTGDGIHDVDRISFVEEHLRALRTSIDEGARVRGYLLWSLLDCVEWADGYRRKFGIVHVDFATQRRLLKDSALWYRDVIKRNGLGAERPKRPTLETVAARAGASRATVSRVVNGDARVRPDVRAAVLRAVQELGYVPNAAARSLVTRRTDSVALVLSVPRHGGEALTSAVVQYVTSVLEGAGKQITLMLADTAESHRRIIRHVEARQVDGVVLVPPDGPDTLTERLARTGVPVVLLGKPVIASLVPHVDVDNAGGARTATRHLLDRGRRRIGIVCGPTDLVAVQDRLNGHLAALHEDGLRPAIALAGLDGASGAAAARELLSGGQDLDAVFATSDELAIGVMEAAREKGLRVPEDLAVVGFGDIHAASCTTPPLTTVRVPTADQALALARLLLSRLDGRHTSPVVLPTRLVVRATT, from the coding sequence ATGCGCACCGCGTTGTTCCCAGAGGGTTTCGTCTGGGGAGTGTCCACGTCCGCGTTCCAGATCGAGGGCGGCACCGACCTCGACGGCCGGGGCCCCTCCATCTGGGACGCCTTCGCGGGCGGGGGATACGGCGACCCGGCCTGCGACCACTATCTGCGACACGCCGAGGACGTCCGGCTGATGCAGGACCTGGGCATCGCCGCCTACCGGTTCTCGGTCAGCTGGCCACGCGTGCTGCCCGAAGGGCACGGCCGCGTCAACGGCCCGGGGCTCGACTTCTACGACAGGCTCGTGGACGAGCTGCTGGAGGCGGGCATCGCGCCGTACGCCACGCTGTACCACTGGGACCTGCCGCAGGCGCTGCAGGACGCCGGGGGGTGGACCGCACGCGACACCGCCCACCACTTCGCCGAGTACGCCGGCGTCCTGTACGACAGGATCGGCGACCGGGTGGACACCTGGTTCACCCTCAACGAGCCGTGGGTGGCCGCCTTCCTCGGCCACGCCTCGGGGGTGCACGCCCCGGGCCTGCGCTCGGCGGCCGACGCCTTCGTCGGCGCCCACCACATGCTGCTCGCACACGGGCTGGGCCTGGAGGCGCTGCGCGCGCGGGGCGCCGCCAGAGCCGGCATCGTGCTGAACCTCTCCCCCGTCCTCACTCCCGCGCAGCTCGGGGACATGTCCACCGACGTCCCCGCGGAGGACGCCGAGGCGGCGGCGAGGATCGACACCCTGCACAACCGGCAGTTCCTGGAGCCGGTGCTGCGTGGCCGCTACCCCGCCGAGCTGCTGCCCCTGATCGAGAGGACCGCCGGGCTCGGCCACATCCACGACGGGGACCTCGATCTCATCGGGCGGCCCGTCGACCTGCTGGGCGTCAACTACTACACGCCCATCGCGGTGCAGGCCCAGCCCAGCGCCGCGGCCGATCCGGCCTTCCCGGGCAGCGAGGGCGTCCTGTTCAGCAGCGTGCCCACGGCCGTCACCGCGATGGGCTGGCCCATCATGCCGAACGGCCTGTCGCTGGTCCTGCGGCGCCTGACCGAGGACTACCCCGAGACCGAGCTGATGATCACCGAGAACGGCGCCGACTTCGAGGACGTCGTGACCGGCGACGGCATCCACGACGTCGACCGGATCAGCTTCGTCGAGGAGCATCTGCGGGCCCTGCGGACCTCGATCGACGAGGGCGCCCGGGTCCGCGGCTATCTGCTGTGGTCGCTGCTCGACTGCGTCGAATGGGCGGACGGCTACCGGCGCAAGTTCGGCATCGTCCACGTCGACTTCGCCACCCAGCGGCGGCTGCTCAAGGACAGCGCCCTGTGGTATCGCGACGTGATCAAGCGCAACGGGCTCGGGGCGGAGCGGCCGAAGCGGCCCACGCTGGAGACCGTCGCCGCCCGCGCGGGCGCCTCCCGGGCCACGGTCTCGCGGGTCGTGAACGGGGACGCGCGGGTCCGGCCCGACGTGCGCGCCGCGGTGCTGCGCGCCGTGCAGGAGCTGGGCTACGTGCCCAACGCCGCCGCCAGGAGCCTCGTCACCCGGCGGACCGACTCGGTCGCGCTCGTCCTGTCGGTCCCCCGGCACGGCGGCGAGGCGCTCACCTCCGCCGTCGTCCAGTACGTCACCAGCGTCCTCGAAGGAGCCGGCAAGCAGATCACCCTCATGCTCGCCGACACGGCGGAAAGCCATCGGCGCATCATCCGGCACGTCGAGGCGCGGCAGGTCGACGGGGTCGTGCTCGTCCCTCCGGACGGCCCGGACACGCTCACCGAGCGGCTCGCCCGCACCGGGGTGCCGGTCGTGCTGCTCGGCAAGCCCGTGATCGCCTCCCTCGTGCCGCACGTGGACGTGGACAACGCCGGCGGCGCGCGGACGGCCACCCGGCACCTCCTCGACCGGGGCCGCCGCCGCATCGGCATCGTCTGCGGCCCGACGGACCTCGTCGCCGTACAGGACCGCCTCAACGGGCACCTGGCCGCACTCCACGAGGACGGGCTGCGGCCGGCGATCGCGCTCGCCGGCCTGGACGGCGCGTCGGGCGCCGCCGCGGCCCGCGAGCTCCTGTCCGGCGGACAGGACCTCGACGCCGTGTTCGCCACCTCAGACGAGCTGGCGATCGGCGTCATGGAGGCGGCGCGCGAGAAGGGGCTGCGGGTGCCGGAGGATCTGGCGGTCGTCGGCTTCGGCGACATCCACGCCGCCTCCTGCACGACCCCGCCGCTGACCACGGTCCGGGTGCCCACCGCGGACCAGGCCCTGGCCCTGGCGCGGCTGCTCCTGTCCCGCCTCGACGGCCGTCACACCAGCCCCGTCGTCCTCCCCACGCGCCTGGTGGTCCGCGCCACCACCTGA